A genomic region of Alicyclobacillus sp. SO9 contains the following coding sequences:
- the arsC gene encoding arsenate reductase (thioredoxin): MTNEHGQKPLVYFLCTGNSCRSQMAEGWARTLGQDKVEVYSAGIEAHGLNPRAVRAMRERNVDISQHTSKEIDRELLNRVDYAITLCGDANDRCPTTPAHVNRMHWGFEDPARATGTEEEIQEKFREVRDAIYTKVDEFLKSLQTN, encoded by the coding sequence ATGACGAATGAACATGGACAAAAGCCGCTTGTGTATTTTCTCTGTACAGGGAATTCTTGCCGAAGCCAAATGGCAGAGGGCTGGGCGAGGACATTGGGACAAGACAAGGTGGAAGTGTACAGTGCCGGAATCGAGGCACATGGCTTAAACCCTCGAGCCGTGCGTGCCATGAGAGAACGCAATGTGGATATTTCACAGCATACATCCAAGGAAATTGACAGAGAGTTGCTCAACCGGGTGGATTATGCCATCACGCTTTGTGGAGATGCCAATGACAGGTGCCCGACGACGCCGGCTCATGTCAATCGGATGCACTGGGGCTTCGAAGACCCTGCCCGGGCAACAGGTACTGAAGAAGAAATCCAAGAGAAGTTCCGAGAAGTGCGTGATGCAATTTACACAAAGGTTGATGAATTCCTAAAGAGTCTGCAGACCAATTAG
- a CDS encoding arsenic transporter, with the protein MFLTWTALLIFGLTLAFVIWQPKGLSIGWTALGGAVLALAFRVVTFANVWSVTKIVWDATLAFVAIIIISTILDKIGFFEWAALRMAHAAKGDGRKVFLYVTVLGAMVSAFFANDGAALILTPIVMEKIQLLKFDSRRMIPFIMASGFIADTTSLPLVVSNLVNIVSADYFHIGFVSYAWHMVVPDLFSLGVSILVLYAFFRKDIPRKYDPQVLLPPTKAIRHQGMFKLSWYILSVLVLGYILTEVLHIPVSVVAGLAAITFLIAGTRSKSIQPWTVIREAPWAIVVFSIGMYVVVYGLRNVGLTGVLGHFIAGSTHYGMFAGTLTTGFLAAILSSVMNNMPTVMINALAIHSTHTTGLIHEALVYANVIGCDLGPKITPIGSLATLLWLHVLRKRGVTITWGRYLRTGIVLTVPTLFVTLCGLYLWLVVVG; encoded by the coding sequence ATGTTTTTGACTTGGACTGCTTTACTGATTTTTGGGTTAACGCTGGCATTCGTCATCTGGCAGCCTAAGGGGCTCAGCATTGGTTGGACAGCGTTGGGGGGCGCTGTGCTTGCACTTGCTTTTCGAGTTGTAACCTTTGCGAATGTATGGTCGGTGACAAAAATTGTTTGGGATGCCACCCTTGCCTTTGTAGCAATTATTATTATATCTACGATTCTTGATAAAATTGGATTTTTCGAATGGGCAGCATTACGGATGGCGCATGCAGCAAAGGGTGATGGACGGAAGGTCTTTCTGTATGTGACGGTCCTCGGCGCAATGGTGTCGGCCTTTTTTGCAAACGACGGCGCAGCGTTGATTTTGACGCCAATTGTCATGGAAAAAATTCAACTACTTAAGTTCGATTCTCGGCGGATGATCCCGTTTATCATGGCGAGCGGGTTTATCGCCGACACGACTTCTTTACCTCTCGTGGTCAGCAATCTCGTCAACATCGTTTCTGCCGACTATTTTCACATCGGATTCGTGAGCTATGCTTGGCATATGGTTGTTCCGGATTTATTCTCGCTGGGCGTCAGTATTCTGGTTCTGTACGCTTTCTTCCGAAAGGATATTCCCAGAAAATATGACCCGCAAGTGCTGCTGCCGCCAACCAAGGCCATACGTCACCAAGGCATGTTTAAACTGTCCTGGTACATTCTCTCTGTGCTTGTGCTGGGTTATATTCTGACAGAAGTTCTCCACATCCCAGTGTCTGTGGTTGCAGGGCTGGCAGCCATCACTTTCCTGATTGCAGGCACAAGGTCGAAGTCCATTCAACCCTGGACCGTAATTCGCGAAGCACCGTGGGCTATTGTGGTGTTTTCTATTGGTATGTATGTGGTTGTATACGGGTTGCGCAATGTTGGATTAACCGGCGTATTGGGCCATTTTATCGCTGGTTCCACGCACTACGGGATGTTTGCAGGCACGCTTACTACCGGGTTCCTTGCAGCTATTCTGTCGAGCGTGATGAACAACATGCCGACTGTGATGATCAATGCACTGGCTATTCATTCCACACACACCACGGGCCTGATTCATGAAGCGTTAGTCTACGCCAATGTCATTGGCTGCGATTTAGGCCCGAAAATTACGCCTATTGGTTCCTTGGCAACCCTTCTATGGTTGCACGTTCTTCGCAAACGGGGTGTCACCATTACGTGGGGGCGGTACCTGAGAACTGGTATTGTACTGACAGTGCCAACCTTGTTTGTGACCCTGTGCGGTCTGTACCTGTGGTTGGTTGTTGTGGGCTAG
- a CDS encoding metalloregulator ArsR/SmtB family transcription factor, which produces MELTELAQVLKALGDATRLKIISLLRVRDFCVCELVPLFDISQPAISKHLSRLKTVGIVSEQRKGQWVFYSLNNSVLKQLCVDLDELPDMSAELTRLGSEGKLVCE; this is translated from the coding sequence ATGGAACTGACTGAGTTGGCACAGGTGCTTAAAGCACTGGGAGATGCAACTCGCTTAAAGATCATTTCTTTGCTTCGAGTACGGGACTTCTGTGTTTGTGAATTAGTACCGCTGTTCGACATATCACAACCAGCAATCTCAAAGCACTTGAGTAGACTGAAAACAGTCGGAATCGTTTCAGAACAAAGAAAAGGGCAGTGGGTCTTCTATTCATTAAACAATTCGGTTTTAAAGCAGCTTTGCGTAGACTTGGATGAGTTGCCGGACATGTCCGCGGAGTTAACTCGCCTTGGGTCGGAAGGAAAGCTTGTGTGTGAATGA
- a CDS encoding ABC transporter permease, whose amino-acid sequence MMQFRIVWSKEVVESWKNRKWIWLPLVFVLLGAMQPISTYFMPQILKMSGGLPAGTVIHIPTPSAGGVFAKAQSQYNSLGLLVLVLAFMGSISNERREGVLDLVLVKPVSHTAYILAKWFSAVVLTITALTLGDIAAWYYTVQLIGPLSIPYAMLSLLLYAFWLILIVTLTTFFSVLMTSTVANAFVTLSSAAVLSVVAAVLKWKWSPGALPSHASAILSIWDKGSTNALQSNFQIVWSVVVTGIVVVLLLVASVYEFRRKTFL is encoded by the coding sequence GTGATGCAGTTTCGTATTGTGTGGAGCAAGGAAGTGGTTGAGTCGTGGAAAAACAGAAAGTGGATTTGGCTTCCGCTCGTATTTGTGTTGCTTGGTGCGATGCAGCCAATATCAACGTACTTTATGCCGCAAATCTTGAAAATGTCAGGAGGTCTGCCAGCGGGTACTGTAATTCACATTCCCACTCCTTCAGCCGGCGGTGTTTTTGCAAAGGCGCAGTCGCAGTACAACAGTCTTGGTCTGCTTGTGCTCGTCTTGGCCTTTATGGGTAGTATTTCTAATGAGCGACGGGAGGGCGTGCTCGACCTGGTTCTGGTTAAACCTGTGTCACACACCGCCTATATTCTGGCAAAATGGTTCTCTGCAGTCGTTTTGACAATCACAGCATTAACCCTTGGAGACATTGCCGCTTGGTATTATACGGTGCAGCTGATTGGCCCGCTGTCAATCCCGTACGCGATGCTGTCATTGCTGCTTTACGCCTTTTGGTTGATACTCATTGTAACTCTGACGACTTTTTTTAGTGTCCTTATGACATCAACCGTCGCCAATGCGTTTGTAACACTCTCTTCGGCTGCCGTTCTGTCTGTCGTTGCGGCCGTATTGAAATGGAAATGGAGTCCGGGTGCACTGCCGAGTCACGCTTCCGCTATTTTGTCGATTTGGGACAAGGGCAGTACGAACGCTTTACAAAGCAATTTTCAAATTGTCTGGAGTGTCGTTGTCACAGGAATCGTCGTCGTTCTCTTACTTGTCGCGAGTGTTTACGAATTTAGACGTAAGACTTTTCTTTGA